DNA from Burkholderiales bacterium:
CAGCTCGACTCTCGATCTGAACACGGTGCTCACCACCATCGTTTCCTATGCGGTTCAGCTCTCCGGAACGGACGCGGGCTCAATCTATGAATACAGCAACGACACCCTCAGATTGTCCGCGACCATAAAACTCGAAGAGTCCTATGTCGAGGCGCTGCGAGCCTATCCGGTACAGCTCGGCGAAGGCGCGGTCGGCCGGGCAGCCGCGACGCGCAAGTCGGTTGAGATCACGGACATCTTCACAGAGGAGGCGTATCCCGAGCGATTTAAACAGTTGATGAGCGACTCCGGATTCCGGGCGGTGTTGGCCATCCCCTTGCTGCACGAGGAGCGAATACTCGGCGCGCTCGCCGTGCTGCGTAAACTCCCCGGCGAATTCCCGCCGGAGACGATCGAGTTAGTCACAAGCTTTGCGACGCAATCGGCCCTGGCGATCGAAAACGCGCGGCTGTTTCGCGAGATCGAAGACAAGAGCCGCGAGATCGAGGCTGCGAGCCGGCACAAATCGCAGTTTCTGGCCAATATGTCGCACGAGCTGCGCACGCCGCTGAACGCGATCATCGGATTTTCCGAAGTCCTGAATGAGCGCCTGTTCGGCGAACTGAACGACAAGCAGGCTGAATATGTGCAGGACATCCACTCGTCGGGCCGGCATTTGCACGCGCTGATCAACGACATTCTCGATCTGTCGAAAATCGAAGCCGGGCGCATGGAGCTTGAGCTGAGCACCTTCGATCTGCCGACGGCGATTCGCGATGCCCTGACGTTCATGCACGAACGCGCCAACCGGCACGAAGTCGCAATGCGCGCCGATATCGATCCGCGCCTCGGACAATTCACCGGCGACGAGCGCAAGTTCAAGCAAATCCTGTTGAACCTGTTGTCCAACGCGCTGAAATTCACGCCCAGAGGCGGCGCCGCGACCGTCACGGCGACCCAGGCCAATCCCGATATCGAGATTTCGGTTGCGGATA
Protein-coding regions in this window:
- a CDS encoding GAF domain-containing protein; the protein is SSTLDLNTVLTTIVSYAVQLSGTDAGSIYEYSNDTLRLSATIKLEESYVEALRAYPVQLGEGAVGRAAATRKSVEITDIFTEEAYPERFKQLMSDSGFRAVLAIPLLHEERILGALAVLRKLPGEFPPETIELVTSFATQSALAIENARLFREIEDKSREIEAASRHKSQFLANMSHELRTPLNAIIGFSEVLNERLFGELNDKQAEYVQDIHSSGRHLHALINDILDLSKIEAGRMELELSTFDLPTAIRDALTFMHERANRHEVAMRADIDPRLGQFTGDERKFKQILLNLLSNALKFTPRGGAATVTATQANPDIEISVADTGIGISPADQKIIFEEFRQAQSGGSREGTGLGLTLTRKFVEMHRGKIQVTSEVGKGSTFTFTLPVRL